One Thermosipho africanus Ob7 genomic region harbors:
- a CDS encoding ABC transporter ATP-binding protein: MIKARNLTKKFGNFVAVDNINLTVEKGKIFGFLGPNGAGKTTTIRMLTGSLRPTSGEIEILGLNMKTHELEIKRRIGVVPDEPRIYDHLKGYEYLEFVMDIYRVNGKEVKDRIQELSEAFGVDYLFKQVSDMSHGMKQKLMLISVLMRKPEVIFLDEPTVGLDAKSAKILKELLKKYASQGTTIFLTTHILEIAEKMCDEIAIIDKGKIIAQGTMETLRNGENKSLEDLFLELTAQEEDIKNIVEML, from the coding sequence ATGATAAAGGCAAGGAATTTAACTAAGAAATTTGGAAATTTTGTAGCAGTGGATAATATTAATTTAACAGTTGAAAAGGGAAAAATTTTTGGATTTCTCGGACCAAACGGTGCGGGTAAAACAACAACTATTAGGATGTTAACTGGTTCTTTAAGACCAACAAGTGGAGAGATAGAAATTCTTGGACTTAATATGAAAACACATGAGCTAGAAATAAAGAGAAGAATAGGTGTAGTTCCTGATGAGCCTAGAATTTATGATCATTTAAAAGGATATGAATATTTAGAATTTGTGATGGATATTTATAGAGTCAATGGAAAAGAGGTAAAAGATAGGATACAAGAATTATCCGAAGCATTTGGAGTTGATTATCTGTTTAAACAAGTCTCTGATATGTCGCATGGCATGAAGCAAAAGTTAATGCTCATTAGTGTTTTGATGAGAAAACCGGAAGTAATATTTTTAGATGAACCTACGGTAGGTCTTGATGCAAAAAGCGCAAAGATTTTAAAAGAGCTTTTGAAAAAATATGCTTCTCAAGGTACTACGATATTTTTGACCACACACATTTTAGAGATTGCCGAAAAAATGTGTGATGAAATAGCAATAATTGATAAAGGAAAGATAATCGCTCAGGGAACCATGGAAACTTTGAGAAATGGTGAGAATAAGTCTTTAGAAGATCTATTCTTAGAACTCACAGCCCAAGAAGAAGATATAAAAAATATTGTTGAAATGCTATAA
- a CDS encoding pseudouridine synthase, with translation MRLDKFLSNAKVGSRKQVKKLIKEKRVKVNGSIVTKPEFNVDENDEVFVDDIEIIPHHNVYIVFNKPSGFTSSKSEYERNIFEFIDHPYLDELHIVGRLDKDVEGLILITNDGNFTHKVISPKSNIEKEYIVKIEGILTKEMIEIASNGITLNNGIKFKPAKITKIDDETISLVITEGKFHEVKLIVGFLGLKYKKIKRVRIGKLNLNDFNLNLGEWKEIDYNTAKKALES, from the coding sequence ATGCGGTTGGATAAATTTTTGTCTAATGCAAAAGTTGGTTCAAGAAAACAAGTAAAAAAACTAATAAAGGAAAAAAGAGTAAAAGTAAATGGAAGCATTGTAACAAAACCTGAGTTTAATGTAGATGAAAATGATGAGGTATTTGTGGATGACATTGAGATAATACCTCATCATAATGTTTATATTGTCTTTAACAAACCTTCAGGATTTACATCGAGCAAATCTGAATATGAAAGAAACATTTTTGAATTTATAGATCATCCTTACCTTGACGAATTACATATAGTCGGTAGACTTGACAAAGACGTAGAAGGGCTGATTTTAATAACTAACGATGGGAACTTTACCCACAAAGTAATATCACCAAAATCAAATATAGAAAAAGAATATATTGTAAAAATAGAAGGAATACTAACCAAAGAAATGATTGAAATTGCAAGTAATGGTATAACACTCAATAATGGCATCAAATTTAAACCGGCAAAGATTACAAAAATTGACGATGAAACCATTTCACTAGTTATTACAGAAGGAAAATTTCATGAAGTAAAGTTAATTGTTGGTTTCTTAGGTCTTAAATATAAAAAGATTAAAAGAGTTAGGATAGGAAAACTCAATTTAAATGACTTTAACCTAAATTTGGGGGAATGGAAAGAAATAGATTATAATACAGCGAAAAAGGCTCTTGAATCATAA
- the glpX gene encoding class II fructose-bisphosphatase produces MSQLSKEITLELVRVTEAAALMASKYLGRGDKEMVDKLASDAMRGMLDYIDMQGVVIIGEGEKDKAPMLYIGEQVGNWEPNTPELDIAVDPIDGTRLVAYGLPNAISVIAATDRGAIEYLPTFYSYKLAVGPELAGKLDINASIRENLRVAAAILNIDISELTVVILNRDRHREIIEEVRKVGARIKLISDGDIAAAIATALPESYVDIYIGIGGSPEATLAAAALKSLGGEIQIKLWPIDEKERNDLIEKGYDLEKVYKTDDLIKSDNVIFAATGVTDGDLLRGVKYSKNIAITESLVMRSKTKTLRKIISHHNLKYKTIPLKSEGEVRFINGKKGND; encoded by the coding sequence ATGAGTCAACTATCTAAAGAAATTACGTTAGAACTTGTAAGAGTAACTGAAGCAGCCGCGCTTATGGCTAGTAAATATTTAGGTAGAGGCGACAAAGAAATGGTTGATAAATTGGCAAGTGATGCAATGCGTGGAATGCTGGACTATATAGATATGCAGGGTGTTGTTATAATCGGTGAAGGCGAAAAAGACAAAGCGCCAATGCTATATATCGGAGAACAAGTTGGAAACTGGGAACCAAACACTCCTGAATTAGATATCGCAGTAGATCCAATAGACGGTACAAGACTTGTCGCATACGGTCTTCCAAATGCTATCAGTGTCATTGCTGCTACAGATAGGGGGGCCATAGAATATTTACCAACCTTTTATTCTTACAAACTTGCAGTAGGACCAGAACTTGCAGGAAAATTGGATATCAATGCATCGATAAGAGAAAACTTGAGAGTTGCTGCTGCAATATTAAATATAGATATTTCAGAGCTTACAGTTGTTATATTGAATCGTGACAGGCACAGAGAAATAATTGAAGAAGTTAGAAAAGTTGGTGCTAGAATAAAACTAATTAGCGATGGCGATATAGCTGCTGCAATAGCAACTGCTCTACCTGAAAGCTACGTTGATATTTACATAGGAATCGGTGGATCTCCAGAAGCCACCTTAGCTGCTGCTGCATTAAAATCCTTGGGTGGGGAAATACAAATTAAACTCTGGCCAATAGATGAAAAAGAACGAAATGATTTAATCGAAAAAGGTTATGATCTTGAAAAAGTATACAAAACAGATGATTTAATAAAAAGTGACAACGTAATATTTGCAGCTACCGGTGTTACAGATGGGGATCTATTAAGAGGAGTAAAGTATTCAAAAAACATTGCTATAACTGAATCTCTTGTCATGAGGTCAAAAACAAAAACCTTAAGAAAGATAATATCACATCATAATCTAAAATATAAAACCATACCACTAAAGAGTGAAGGTGAAGTAAGATTTATTAATGGAAAAAAAGGCAATGATTAA
- the hisS gene encoding histidine--tRNA ligase codes for MYKRIKGTEDIFGDDIKYWYYIENVVKETVRLYGYSEIRTPIFEATELFIRSVGEETDIVQKEMYTFEDKGQRSITLRPEGTAPTIRAFIENSMMATGLPKRLFYIGPMFRYERPQKGRQRQFHQFGVELIGSPSPLADAEGIIVADRVLKNLGLLNYTIKINSIGCDKCRANYKNALKEYYSDKLDYVCDDCKRRYNTNVLRLLDCKVDVEYVKDAPKITDYLCDDCKHHYEETKRLLDNLKIKYVEDPLLVRGLDYYNGVVFEIHHGDLGAQSAVGGGGRYDKLIKELGGSQTPSLGFAMGIERLIIALKNEKIPVEDIKNNEIFVAHLGEQARIEALKIAEDLRDNGISVVFSTMERGLSAQLKHAARLKCKLCVIVGENELERNIVILRNMETGEQIEIERDYVVGTAKEWIEE; via the coding sequence GTGTACAAGCGAATAAAAGGTACAGAGGATATTTTTGGAGATGATATTAAGTACTGGTATTATATTGAAAATGTTGTTAAAGAAACTGTAAGGCTATATGGTTATTCAGAAATAAGAACTCCCATTTTTGAGGCCACAGAGTTATTTATAAGAAGTGTTGGAGAGGAAACGGATATTGTCCAGAAAGAAATGTATACTTTTGAGGATAAGGGGCAAAGAAGTATTACGTTAAGACCTGAAGGAACTGCTCCAACCATTCGTGCATTTATTGAAAATTCGATGATGGCAACAGGCTTACCCAAAAGGTTATTTTATATCGGTCCTATGTTTAGGTACGAAAGGCCTCAAAAGGGAAGACAAAGACAATTTCATCAATTTGGAGTAGAGTTAATTGGTTCTCCTTCACCACTTGCAGATGCAGAAGGAATAATTGTTGCTGATAGAGTTTTAAAGAACCTTGGACTTTTGAACTATACTATAAAGATCAATTCTATTGGTTGTGATAAATGTAGAGCAAATTATAAAAATGCGTTAAAAGAGTACTATTCAGATAAATTAGATTACGTATGTGATGATTGCAAAAGAAGATATAATACTAATGTTTTAAGATTGCTCGATTGTAAAGTTGACGTTGAATATGTAAAAGATGCTCCAAAGATTACAGATTATTTATGTGATGATTGCAAACACCACTATGAAGAGACAAAAAGATTACTGGATAATTTAAAAATTAAATATGTAGAAGATCCGCTTCTTGTAAGAGGCCTTGACTATTACAATGGTGTGGTTTTTGAAATTCATCATGGAGACCTTGGAGCACAAAGTGCAGTTGGTGGTGGGGGAAGATATGATAAATTAATAAAGGAACTTGGAGGAAGTCAAACACCATCGTTGGGTTTTGCAATGGGAATAGAAAGGCTTATTATAGCGTTAAAAAATGAAAAAATTCCAGTTGAAGATATAAAGAATAACGAGATATTTGTTGCTCACCTTGGAGAGCAAGCAAGAATTGAGGCATTAAAAATAGCTGAAGATTTAAGGGACAATGGCATATCTGTGGTATTTAGTACAATGGAAAGAGGTTTAAGTGCTCAATTAAAACATGCAGCAAGGTTGAAATGTAAACTCTGTGTAATTGTAGGTGAAAATGAGCTTGAAAGAAATATTGTGATACTTAGAAACATGGAAACAGGAGAGCAGATAGAAATAGAAAGAGATTATGTTGTAGGAACAGCTAAAGAATGGATTGAAGAGTGA
- a CDS encoding HAD family hydrolase, which translates to MIKLIVTDLDGTLLDDQKNIPPQNVFALRKAMEKGIHVSIATGRNYYSAKRYIDELGLDVPVILQNGAFIYMPLENKVLYESLLESAIAKDLINYARKFELDYILYSYFLDEIDMYMDKEHNGGFVTYIKQNSWRIRYVDDVLRYISREKVAQVVLIGDESKIWYINDIIKQKYPGKYSVVKSTVVDGWSFIEFFGPGSSKEEAVAFLMNYFNVKSEETMFLGDGYNDLGAMKLVGFPVAVGNACDEAKETSRFVTLSNNEGGVAFAIEKFVL; encoded by the coding sequence TTGATAAAGTTAATAGTTACTGATTTAGATGGTACATTATTAGATGATCAAAAAAACATACCACCCCAAAATGTTTTTGCTTTAAGGAAAGCTATGGAAAAAGGGATTCATGTAAGTATTGCAACGGGTAGAAATTATTATTCGGCTAAAAGGTATATTGATGAATTAGGTTTGGATGTCCCTGTTATACTGCAAAATGGTGCTTTTATCTACATGCCTTTGGAGAATAAAGTTTTGTACGAGTCGTTATTAGAGTCAGCCATTGCAAAGGACCTTATAAATTACGCAAGAAAATTTGAACTCGATTACATTTTGTATTCATATTTTTTAGATGAAATTGATATGTATATGGACAAGGAACATAACGGAGGATTTGTAACCTATATTAAGCAAAATAGTTGGAGAATAAGGTATGTGGATGATGTTTTAAGATATATATCGAGAGAAAAGGTAGCGCAAGTAGTTTTAATAGGAGATGAATCAAAAATTTGGTATATAAATGATATAATAAAGCAAAAGTATCCTGGAAAATATAGCGTTGTAAAAAGTACAGTTGTTGATGGCTGGAGCTTTATAGAATTTTTTGGTCCAGGATCCTCAAAGGAGGAAGCTGTAGCCTTTTTAATGAATTATTTTAATGTAAAAAGTGAAGAAACTATGTTTTTGGGGGATGGATATAACGACCTAGGAGCTATGAAATTGGTTGGTTTTCCGGTTGCAGTAGGTAATGCATGTGACGAAGCAAAAGAAACATCACGGTTTGTCACCCTTTCAAATAACGAAGGGGGAGTAGCTTTTGCAATTGAAAAGTTTGTTCTTTAG
- a CDS encoding tetratricopeptide repeat protein gives MQLKSLFFSLILISVFSFSYDMVDLQVAVGERNQEKVLSILSSLEYEKLPLEFKCEVILAYTDLYFWGENIPKNDYQELAKKYVDELLEKEQTYWKVYYAAALVYGHYVQKNYLLALFYSSKVFNYAKKSVELGQDQYLAHLLYGILNLETPFGKLELAETHLLKALELNPNHVYTYVELGKLYEKKKECKKAKEMYEKALKIPGMKIWSYVNKEGKIEARQRLSEVEKRCTSE, from the coding sequence TTGCAATTGAAAAGTTTGTTCTTTAGCTTGATTTTAATTTCTGTTTTTTCTTTTTCATACGATATGGTAGATCTTCAGGTGGCTGTTGGCGAGAGAAATCAAGAAAAAGTATTAAGTATACTTAGTTCATTGGAATATGAAAAATTACCTCTTGAATTTAAATGTGAAGTAATTCTTGCATATACAGATTTATATTTTTGGGGTGAAAATATACCAAAAAATGATTATCAAGAATTAGCCAAAAAGTACGTAGATGAGCTTTTAGAAAAGGAACAAACCTACTGGAAAGTTTATTATGCAGCAGCTCTTGTATACGGGCATTATGTTCAAAAAAACTATCTTTTAGCACTTTTTTATTCGTCAAAAGTTTTTAATTATGCAAAAAAATCGGTTGAGCTTGGGCAAGATCAATACCTTGCCCATCTTTTATATGGCATATTAAACCTTGAAACACCATTTGGGAAATTAGAACTTGCTGAAACCCATCTTTTAAAAGCACTTGAGCTTAATCCTAACCATGTTTATACCTATGTAGAACTTGGAAAGTTGTATGAAAAGAAAAAAGAATGTAAAAAAGCAAAAGAGATGTATGAGAAGGCACTTAAAATACCTGGAATGAAAATTTGGAGTTATGTAAACAAAGAGGGTAAAATAGAAGCAAGGCAGAGACTTTCGGAGGTGGAAAAACGGTGTACAAGCGAATAA
- the folP gene encoding dihydropteroate synthase, whose translation MKYSLKNGKEINFDHTYIMGIINVTPDSFYPGSRIDRDRLIDTVSQMIKDGAEIIDVGGESTRPGAQEVSLEEELNRVVPAIEIIKNNFDIIVSVDTYKSKVAEESLKLGADIINDISAFRFDENMVNIAKKYDCPVILMHMKGTPRNMQQNPFYEDTIGEIIKFLKERIEFSKKHGVEKIIIDPGIGFGKRLIDNLLILKHIDEFKKLGYPVLVGASRKSMIGMILDLPVEERLEGTLAITAYSVMKDVDIIRVHDVKENYRVVKVIEAIKNAVG comes from the coding sequence ATGAAATACTCACTAAAAAATGGAAAAGAAATTAATTTTGATCACACTTATATAATGGGAATAATTAATGTAACCCCAGATTCTTTTTACCCAGGAAGTAGAATTGACCGTGATAGGCTAATTGATACAGTCTCTCAAATGATTAAGGATGGAGCAGAAATAATAGATGTTGGTGGTGAAAGTACAAGGCCTGGCGCACAAGAAGTATCTTTAGAAGAAGAATTAAACAGGGTTGTTCCTGCAATAGAGATCATTAAAAATAACTTTGATATAATTGTGTCAGTTGATACCTACAAATCAAAGGTTGCAGAGGAAAGTCTTAAATTAGGTGCTGATATAATAAATGATATAAGCGCGTTTAGGTTCGATGAAAACATGGTAAATATAGCAAAAAAGTATGATTGTCCAGTAATACTAATGCACATGAAAGGAACACCAAGGAATATGCAACAAAATCCTTTCTACGAAGACACAATAGGTGAAATAATTAAATTCTTAAAAGAAAGAATTGAATTTTCAAAAAAACACGGAGTAGAAAAAATAATAATCGATCCAGGAATTGGTTTTGGAAAAAGATTAATAGATAACCTTTTAATCCTCAAACATATCGATGAATTCAAAAAACTTGGATATCCTGTTCTAGTTGGTGCAAGTAGAAAATCTATGATAGGAATGATCTTGGACCTTCCAGTTGAAGAAAGACTCGAAGGAACTTTAGCCATAACAGCATATTCAGTTATGAAAGATGTAGATATAATAAGAGTTCATGACGTAAAAGAAAATTATAGAGTGGTAAAAGTAATTGAGGCGATTAAAAATGCGGTTGGATAA
- a CDS encoding alpha/beta hydrolase, protein MNLLKFSTKIKTVEASQPIFLEGSNGIGVLLIHGYTGSPHDMKFLAEKLNKEGFTVYVPRLPGHGTSSEDFLKSNHRDWLRRVIDSYFDLSGKCKEVYVAGLSMGGVLTLILASIFNPKKIVSIAGAIFTTEKKIALTPYISLFLKKMKREDYNETYEDKDLQYLSKEYWSYNWPLQAKYLYKLMKIARKRLKYINSDILILASEKDLTVPLEAAHYIYNNVSSKNKELKIFKKTGHVMTNDIEKEEVAETIIEWFKK, encoded by the coding sequence ATGAATTTATTAAAATTTAGTACTAAGATAAAAACGGTTGAAGCATCACAACCAATTTTTCTTGAAGGAAGTAACGGCATAGGTGTTTTACTTATTCATGGTTATACTGGAAGTCCTCATGATATGAAATTTTTGGCTGAAAAATTAAATAAGGAGGGCTTTACTGTTTATGTTCCAAGACTGCCTGGTCATGGTACATCAAGCGAAGATTTTTTAAAAAGCAATCACAGAGATTGGCTTAGAAGAGTTATAGATAGTTATTTTGATTTATCTGGAAAGTGTAAAGAGGTTTATGTAGCTGGTCTTTCCATGGGTGGTGTATTAACATTAATACTTGCAAGTATTTTTAATCCGAAGAAGATTGTTAGCATTGCAGGTGCTATTTTTACTACTGAAAAAAAGATAGCTTTAACTCCTTACATCTCTCTTTTTTTGAAAAAAATGAAAAGAGAAGACTACAATGAAACTTATGAAGATAAAGATTTGCAGTATCTTTCAAAAGAATATTGGTCATACAATTGGCCACTTCAGGCAAAGTATTTGTATAAATTAATGAAAATTGCTAGAAAAAGATTAAAATATATAAATTCTGATATTTTAATTCTTGCATCAGAAAAGGATTTGACGGTCCCGCTAGAAGCTGCGCATTATATTTATAACAACGTTTCTTCAAAGAACAAAGAGTTGAAAATCTTTAAAAAAACGGGGCATGTAATGACAAATGATATAGAAAAAGAAGAGGTTGCAGAAACAATTATTGAATGGTTTAAAAAATAG
- a CDS encoding Na+/H+ antiporter NhaC family protein: protein MKKNTFVIFILIVLLLTASLTFANSENTESVKYGFWSVIPPLLAIVLAFITKEVILSLLIGVFSGAVINVFATSNSNFFMKIIESYTKTFEYPVNALADSWHAGIIIFTLTIGGLVGVIAKMGGTRAIANALAKKAKTPRSAQLVTTLMGVVVFFDDYANTLIVGPTMRPLTDKLKISREKLSYIVDSTAAPVATMAAISTWIGYELGLISDAFNSLGTSVNPYNVFFKSIPYRMYGLFALFMVFMVGLLLRDFGPMYDAEKRARLTGKVLADNAEPMLSTDFEKELDNSNVPLKISNALIPILTLIIFAFIGLWYSGGGIEKPFNLEGIRNAFGDADASAALIWASALASIIAIIMAVSQGIMTLRKALEAWVEGAKSLVITTIILILAWSIGSIATDLGTADYLVKIVSSSFPGWLIPALVFILSSIVAFATGTSWGTMAIMLPLAIPLAAAYTGNEPSTLVFATLGAVLTGSTFGDHCSPISDTTIMSSMASSADHIDHVKTQLPYAITAASIAIIGYLLVGIGVPIWISLIIGFSSILAILRFFGKSTNPKDLKEEMQ from the coding sequence ATGAAAAAAAACACTTTTGTAATTTTCATCTTAATAGTACTCTTATTAACAGCTTCATTAACATTTGCAAATAGTGAAAATACAGAGTCAGTGAAATATGGCTTCTGGTCAGTTATTCCACCTTTATTAGCTATCGTTTTAGCCTTTATCACAAAAGAAGTTATACTTTCACTATTAATAGGTGTTTTTTCAGGAGCAGTAATTAATGTCTTTGCAACATCTAATTCTAACTTTTTTATGAAAATAATAGAAAGTTATACGAAAACTTTTGAATATCCTGTAAACGCTTTAGCAGACAGTTGGCATGCAGGTATAATTATATTTACACTAACCATTGGAGGATTAGTCGGAGTTATTGCAAAAATGGGTGGAACTAGAGCAATTGCTAATGCTCTTGCAAAAAAAGCTAAAACTCCAAGAAGCGCTCAATTAGTAACTACATTAATGGGTGTTGTTGTGTTTTTTGATGATTATGCTAACACCCTTATTGTTGGTCCCACGATGAGGCCTTTAACTGATAAATTAAAAATTTCGAGGGAAAAATTATCTTACATTGTTGATTCAACAGCCGCACCTGTAGCAACTATGGCTGCTATATCCACATGGATTGGTTATGAATTAGGACTAATATCAGATGCATTCAATTCTCTAGGAACAAGTGTAAATCCATATAATGTATTTTTCAAATCAATTCCATATAGAATGTACGGCCTGTTTGCATTATTTATGGTATTTATGGTCGGCCTTTTGCTAAGAGATTTTGGTCCAATGTACGATGCTGAAAAAAGGGCGAGGTTAACTGGAAAAGTATTAGCGGACAATGCCGAACCAATGCTATCAACTGACTTTGAAAAAGAACTAGATAACTCAAATGTTCCTCTGAAAATTTCAAATGCTTTAATACCAATCCTTACACTAATCATCTTTGCATTTATAGGTTTATGGTATTCGGGTGGAGGAATAGAAAAACCTTTCAACTTAGAAGGAATTAGAAATGCTTTTGGTGATGCAGATGCTTCTGCAGCACTAATTTGGGCATCAGCTCTGGCAAGTATTATTGCAATCATCATGGCTGTTTCTCAAGGTATTATGACTCTAAGAAAAGCGCTAGAAGCATGGGTTGAAGGCGCAAAATCGTTGGTTATAACTACAATAATCTTAATTTTGGCATGGTCTATAGGTTCTATTGCAACTGATCTTGGTACAGCAGATTATTTAGTAAAAATAGTCTCTTCATCATTTCCAGGTTGGTTAATTCCTGCCTTAGTATTTATTCTTTCGTCAATTGTTGCATTTGCAACAGGAACTTCTTGGGGGACAATGGCTATAATGCTTCCTCTGGCTATTCCTTTAGCAGCTGCATATACAGGAAATGAACCTTCAACATTAGTATTTGCTACTTTGGGAGCTGTTTTAACAGGTTCAACATTTGGAGATCATTGTTCGCCTATTTCAGACACCACAATTATGTCTTCAATGGCTTCATCCGCTGATCACATTGATCACGTTAAGACACAACTACCATATGCAATTACAGCTGCAAGTATTGCCATTATCGGCTACCTGTTGGTAGGAATTGGTGTACCAATTTGGATTTCTTTAATAATTGGATTTTCTTCTATATTAGCAATATTAAGATTTTTTGGAAAATCAACCAATCCAAAAGATTTAAAAGAAGAAATGCAATAA
- a CDS encoding pyridoxal-phosphate-dependent aminotransferase family protein gives MEEEILDIGGKPIPYFRTSEFSKMMFEIEEIFKEVIDAPKDSKFALLTASGTGAMEAAVMNIFSEKDKVLVVNGGTFGDRFAKLCEIHQINYDEIKLSFGEKLTKDHLKKFNGRDYTGLLVNIHETSTGQLYDIELLSEFCRQNNMMFVVDAISSFLADEFSMKKHNVDCVILSSQKALALAPGLSFLFLSNRAYTKVLENEVKSMYFDLKDYFQNMERGQTPFTPAVSIVYQLYAKLKSIKENGVESYILKSKNLAQHFRESVKSLVKIPDYPLSNALTPILVDNAFDIFLRLKEEGIYVTPSGGKLKDKLLRIGHIGNLTKKDNEVLISYLERMVK, from the coding sequence ATGGAAGAAGAAATTTTAGATATAGGTGGAAAGCCTATACCATATTTTAGGACATCTGAATTTTCTAAAATGATGTTTGAGATAGAAGAGATTTTTAAAGAGGTAATAGATGCGCCTAAAGATTCAAAATTTGCACTTTTGACTGCTTCGGGTACGGGTGCAATGGAAGCGGCTGTAATGAATATTTTTTCGGAAAAAGATAAAGTACTTGTGGTTAACGGAGGAACTTTCGGTGATAGATTTGCTAAGCTTTGTGAAATTCACCAAATTAATTATGATGAAATTAAATTATCCTTTGGTGAAAAACTCACAAAAGATCATTTAAAAAAATTTAATGGAAGAGATTATACAGGGCTTTTAGTAAATATTCATGAAACATCAACGGGGCAATTGTATGATATAGAACTTTTATCAGAATTTTGCCGTCAGAATAATATGATGTTTGTTGTTGATGCAATAAGTTCTTTTTTAGCCGATGAATTTAGTATGAAAAAGCATAATGTTGATTGTGTGATTTTAAGTTCTCAAAAAGCTTTAGCTCTTGCTCCTGGATTATCATTTTTGTTTTTAAGTAATAGAGCCTATACAAAAGTTTTAGAAAACGAAGTTAAAAGTATGTATTTCGACCTAAAAGATTATTTTCAAAACATGGAGAGAGGCCAAACGCCGTTTACTCCAGCCGTTTCAATTGTTTATCAATTATATGCAAAATTAAAGAGTATAAAAGAAAATGGAGTAGAAAGTTATATTTTAAAATCAAAAAATCTTGCACAGCATTTTAGAGAAAGTGTTAAATCACTTGTTAAAATACCAGATTATCCACTTTCAAATGCTCTAACGCCAATTTTAGTTGACAATGCATTTGATATATTTTTAAGGCTAAAAGAGGAAGGAATATACGTGACACCAAGCGGAGGAAAGTTAAAAGACAAGCTTCTTAGAATCGGACATATAGGTAATCTTACAAAAAAGGATAATGAAGTTTTGATATCATATCTAGAAAGGATGGTAAAATGA
- a CDS encoding glucose-1-phosphate thymidylyltransferase gives MKALILCAGKGTRLRPLTFTIAKHLIPIANKPVISYSLEKIKSVGIEEVGIVVNPENIKDFKNFFGNGEKFGLKIEYILQQEPKGLAHAVMVSKDFLKDDDFLMYLGDNLILDDITSFVEEFKNDEDMKASILLSPVKDPSRFGVAVVKGGKIIEVVEKPKEPISNLAIIGLYLFRNTIFEGIANIKPSWRGELEITDAIGYLIKNNYKVKGHVVYGWWKDTGKPEDLIEANRKILDDNHFKVQIDGIVDTSSVIQGRVSIGENSEIINSTIRGPVVIGKNCIIKDSYIGPYTSIGNNAVIEDCEIENSILMSHVKLMNLPYPIDSSLIGKNVQIVNNEKKPKAMKFVIGDMGKVEIVR, from the coding sequence ATGAAGGCTTTGATTTTGTGTGCTGGAAAAGGGACAAGGCTTAGGCCACTTACATTCACTATAGCTAAACATTTAATTCCAATAGCAAATAAACCTGTAATATCATACAGTCTTGAAAAAATAAAAAGTGTTGGAATTGAAGAAGTTGGTATTGTAGTAAATCCGGAAAATATAAAAGACTTTAAGAATTTTTTTGGAAATGGTGAAAAATTTGGCTTGAAGATTGAATATATTCTTCAGCAGGAGCCTAAAGGGCTTGCTCATGCTGTAATGGTTTCAAAAGATTTTCTTAAAGATGATGATTTTTTGATGTACCTTGGAGATAACTTGATATTGGATGATATAACATCATTTGTTGAAGAATTTAAAAATGATGAGGACATGAAAGCTTCTATATTACTTTCACCAGTTAAGGACCCCTCAAGGTTTGGTGTGGCTGTTGTAAAAGGAGGAAAAATAATAGAAGTTGTAGAAAAGCCAAAAGAGCCAATATCTAACCTTGCTATAATCGGACTTTATTTATTTAGAAATACTATTTTTGAAGGAATCGCAAACATAAAACCTTCGTGGCGTGGGGAACTTGAAATAACAGATGCAATTGGATATTTGATAAAGAATAATTATAAAGTAAAAGGGCATGTTGTTTACGGTTGGTGGAAAGATACAGGAAAACCTGAAGATTTAATAGAGGCCAACAGAAAAATTTTGGATGATAATCATTTTAAAGTGCAAATTGATGGTATAGTTGATACTTCAAGTGTAATACAAGGGAGGGTATCAATCGGAGAAAATAGTGAGATTATAAATAGTACTATTAGAGGACCTGTTGTAATTGGTAAGAATTGTATAATTAAAGATTCTTACATTGGACCATACACGTCAATAGGAAATAATGCAGTGATTGAAGATTGTGAGATAGAAAACAGCATATTGATGAGTCATGTTAAGCTAATGAATCTTCCATACCCTATTGATTCATCTCTTATAGGCAAGAATGTGCAGATTGTAAATAATGAAAAAAAGCCAAAAGCTATGAAGTTTGTTATTGGTGATATGGGCAAAGTCGAAATAGTGAGGTGA